DNA sequence from the Bufo bufo chromosome 3, aBufBuf1.1, whole genome shotgun sequence genome:
TCCTTCTTTCACTgcgcggcgcaggcgcgggatttacgggacactgaggagaactcagACTTCAATCATCTGTACATGGACGTGCCAAAGCGTGAGaatacagagcctctaggtgctgcagcaacgcccactagcacctagaggctcattagcatattataaaagtctttattttgagaGAACGGCAGCAGGCAGGAGTTATAAattatactgttatgtactgctgacattagcacatcgctaatgacagtcagctacataacgatttttctcatgacagaaaccctttaaggggtattctggttatatcaagttatcccctattctgttgATGGAGATAACTTGTTAGATTGGATGTTACCCGACCACTCAGACTGCTACCAACAGGGACAgattgggaactaaaagtggccctcgaAAAAAAtcgtaaaagtggccccatgttgtaggtaggtccaaactgacagaaggtggggcaacatagTTAGGCAGGGGCAACAGAAGAAGGCagtgccagcaataccatagtgcagagcaatataccacccccagctgaaccaaataccacagtgcagcacaaaatactgtcaccTGCtgaacagtattcaactgtattgctgtcctgtggATATACatatagttgaattcaggagggcacctccgGCTGCTGGCCAGGTGTGTAGGAGAGAATCAGGTCATTATGTACCTGGATGGCCGccatgtagggtctatggccaatccgcccctggccaCCAATCATGGGACTGGAATGGCAGGTTGtgcatgtgcactgctgctccattcatctctagaaGACTTCtggtatttccagcagtcccatagagatcaaTAGAGTGGCAGAGCGCATGCTCGACATGTCTCTCCATTCAGTTTGGGGGGTCCTTGTTCTTGTGATCAACAGGTGTCCCATCAGTTGGACACCCACTTATCTGTTATCCCATATCCTATAACCTACTATCAAATCCCTGGCCTACTTTTGTTTCATTGATGATATCCTAATTATCTGGACTGACTCTGAACATAAACTAATAATATTCTACAAAAGAGTCAATAAATTTCATCCCACCATAAACCTGACACTTAAATGGTCACTAATGTTTACACAacgttgcataaatcaatagtacaaatgaccacaagaaactttgtaatatgtcttaTCAGTGAGCAATGTCTAGTTCTCATGTTTTTCACTTTGAAAAATGGCGTAATCCTGTCCTAGACAGAAACAGCGTCACAGGAGGATCATATTACGCATGTCACTGTAAGTCTATGGAGGGGGGGTGGGTGAGCAGGAGCACACATAGAGAAGCAGACTGCTGGTGTTACATGCACTGACATATAAACTTCCTAAGCACGTTGTTCATAACTATGCAGGTCAGAAcctctctgtaatgtcctccatgatcCCGGTGATGCTTCTACGTGAGTAAGAAAAGTttaggaagcagattctcctctactttctgtgttcAGTGGATGGGAACTCATCTCCTCCCACCATCTCTGGGAGAAATGCAAACCAGAAATTCAGGAAAACTGCTCAAAATtgacaggataggccatcaatatcagttcATCAGAGATCCAACAGCCAgcgcccccactgatcagatgttaTTTTGCAGCTCTGCCGCTAGAACTACAGCTTTATTCACTGTGTAGCGGATGAAGCTTGTAACTGCAGGGCTGCTCCAGTTCACTTTAGTGGGAGCAGTattgcagttaccagctccatccattacactatggatggagctgtgtagttctgatgTAGTTCTCAaggtaacagctgatcagcaggggtgcaagGTGACGGAAACCCCaccattgatggcctattctgagcatggctcatcagtatcaaaatccctggACAACCCTTCTTTAAAGAATTAGGCAATCTGTCCTACAGCCTCTTGAGATCTGGTGCTGCTTATTGTATGGGGAATGTAGTCGCAGCATCCGTACAATCAGCTCTACATCAGGGGAGTTGTCTCGGGAAAAAGTATTTTCCTAGGCTGAGGCCTGTACCTACTTAGTTTACCCTAGGACATATTTATACTCATACATATGCAAGAGTTTATTTTCTGCTTTTAAATCACCATGTTAGAAACTGAATGTTTGCACTTTGCATTAGCGCTGGTTTTAATTATCACCTAAGAAGTAGATTTTTGCACTTAGCCCTGAAGAGCGctacattttattttcttaagtAGAAAGAAGGGTGAAGCTGCAGTAACACTTGTCCAAGCTCTGAGGCAGCTGCACAGATGTCAGGTATGCGACGCCATAGTTACTGAAGGTGTTAtcccacaaattaaaaaaatagtttGCAGTAATGTTCACCATTCATTTAACAATAGAAATGCAAAGGCACAGCTCTTCATTGAAATTTTCAGTATTCTTTGGTTCTTACTCACATTGCTGAAGCCGTTTATCTACCCTTTCTGTAGGTGGGCAGCAGCTCGTCACATGTGACAATTGAGCAACTGCATGTCCAAAGAGTGCAGCATAGAAGATATATCCTCACACACAGCCCCAAAGATTTCACTATTAAATAACGCTACGGAATGCAATCCCCTTCTCCACGGTCTAGACAGAGATATAGCTGTATAGTTCGATGACATTAGAGGTAGGGACGAAtgtgaatgaatgaaaggtgtccggctgcttcactatgagatcactaCACCAGCACTGAAGGGGAGAAAGCAGGGATGCTTCTGAGCATGTCTGTCCACCTCTGAAAGCAGGAGAAGGTGGGCCAGAATTTCAGCCAAAGATAaagcagcagggggcgctaccagagaggaaatgtaatgtacatacaaaaaaactaacaatatTTTAATTGCaggtatattgcaataatacttaaTTTAAAAATGTTCTGTTCTGAGGGATAATGCCTTTAAGATAATCTTGCTTTTGGGTGGCTTTGAGGGAGGTCTGATTTacctattttttgccctataagagggGCTCTTTCCCCCCCAAAGTAGGGGGGAtatgtcagtgcatcttatggagcAAATTCGTACAGGAGCTCTCCGGGGTGTGTACTCGCCGATTCTTGGTCCTTGGCCACTTGATGTGCTGtgactgcgcacagtgtgaggacgTCGGCGCACTGTGTCCTCAGGCTGTGTGCGCCGGGTCCCAACACAGCGCGCAGCAGGCTGAACTAGAAGAGTGTCACAGCGGtggtgtctggagcaggagagggaaGTTAATTGCTTTTTAATGTCTGcttggggtcattcacattgggctcTGATCTAAGATCttctgggagggggggggtcatattcacaatgggggtctgatccaagGTCTGCttgggggggtcattcacattgagggtctgatctgaggtctgcttgggggtcattcacattgggctcTGATCTAAGGGCTGATTGTAGGGGGGGTCATTCACTTTGGGCTTCTGATCTGTGGTCtgcttgggggtcatttatattgggggtctgatctgaggtctgctggggggggctcattcacattgagggtctgatctgaggtctgcttgtagggggggggggctcattcacattgggcttctgatctgtggtctgcttgggaggggtcatattcacattgggggtctgatccaagGTCTGCttgggggggtcattcacattgagggtctgatctgaggtctgcttgtaggggggggggggggctcattcacattgggcttctgatctgtggtctgcttgggaggggtcatattcacattgggggtttgatctgaggtctgcttgggggtcatttacattgagGATCTGAATGGGGGGGGGTTCTTACTCAcattgggggtgtgatctgagttcTAATTGGGGGTCCAATGAATAAAATACGGTAGATAACCCcgtcttacattgtaagtcacctTAGACattctgattgctgggggtcttaCTGATGttaagtgttagggctcatgtacttgctgatcagcaaaacacggatactggccatgtgcattccgcattttgcggaatggaatggtcggcccctaatagaacagtaatgcggacaatactaggacatgttctataattttgcagATGGCATAGACTGGACgtgtggatgcggacagaacactgagtgctgtccgcatcttttgtggccccattgaagcgaatgggtccgcacccaccaacgccaaaaaatgtggatcagatgcggacgAAAAATGCGTTAGTGTGCATCAGCCCTTAAAGGGAATTGCAGATGATTTTAGCGTACCCAATTGCTAACGTTGCTGGGTAGGAGATATAGCAGTGTGTCATACCAGCAGAGGAAATCAAGTCAATCACGTCTCGAGCTTGGGTCCGCTGGACGTTGCCAAGCAAATGAACTGTCCTGGCTCTTTGTAAATTTTTTCACTAAATCCCCCCTTTTTCATCCTgagtgagggtactttcacactagcgtttttcttttccggcatagagtttcgtcacaggggctctataccggaaaagaactgatcaggcatatccccatgcattctgaatggagagcaattcgttcgggatgcatcaggatgtcttcagttcagtcattttgactgatcaggcaaaagagaaaaccgtagcatgctatggttttatctccggcgaaaaaaactgaagacttgcgcagactgaaaaaaaggtgaaaaaaataaatgccggatgacaccggaatgacggatccggcatttcaatgcattttttcgactgatcaggcatttttaagactgataaggatcctgatcagtcttactaatgccatcagttggcatacgttttgcctgatccggcaggtagttccggcgacggaactgcttgccggatctctctgccgcaagtgtgaaagtagcctgagtccaGCGTTTCCAGAATTCCCTGATGTCATAATTTATTGCAATGCACCGTAACGTTCCTTGCTTCCCACAGAAGGAAAGTTAGTGTGCATGCGCCGCCTCTGAAATACACAGCGCAGTTGTGGGATTTTTGTGCCAGAAACGATGACACAAAGGAATGTTGGACCCATCAATCATGATAAAGGGGGAGGGGCAATTGACAAAAAGCCAGGACACTCCCAGCGGACACTTGCCAGCAGTGCGGGATGACTCCCAGCCAGCACAATGCGACATGAGATAAAAGTGAGACAGTACCGCTATGAGCAGCCATAGGTGTGTTTTCACTTGTTTTTAAGTCACTTACCCGATGCTGCTAGTGGTTGGATAGGCCAAAATCTtcaaggggttgttcaggattaGAAGAACATGACTGCTTTCTTTAAAAAACAGCACTGCCCATGGGTTGTGCCTGTTATTACAGCTTTGTCCCATTAGAGTCAATGGAACAGAGCTGCAAAACCATACACAACTTGTGGACAGggatggtgctgtttttggaagaaagcagttttttctaatcctggacaacccctttatagacTCACAAGCATATGGTCCCCTGCCCTTACTGCATGCCATAAGTGTGACAGTTGAGGGTCTGGCCGACAATCCTGTAAACAAGTGACCCTGCAAGCAGCCACCTGAAAACTGGAAATGGGGCCCTCACATTTAGATGAAGGTCTGATTAATgtatggaaagcccctttaatccAGAATGACAAACATTTCACCTTTTATTATTTCTTGACTGTTCCAGTACAAATAATAATACATAAGAATTCACCAAAATAagaatagagatgtcccaaaaAACTATATACAACAAGGCGAGTACCAGACAATACCTTAAAATGACTTGACAGAGATAGCAAAGTTTCTAAGGTCAGAGCAGAATATTAACCCAATTACGATTTTCAGATActggaaaaggaagggggggaagGACATAATACTAAACCACATGGACCACAAAACAGCTTGGTATTGTAGGAGTGTATTTAAGTGTAAATGGAAGGGATACAAATGTGCtcctaacaagctctgcctctaatgccaccaggtgTAAGGCAGCTATATCCTATAACTCAATgcttgaccctttaaataggtctTGAGACATgatttggatattaaataagccagcatctcatctgctgtTTGGGGGTGATTGCctttcatcagtgcagagcagagagtactggcttaactgggtgagaggcctaagtcaggatttggggggtactatctctccttaatcggtgtgaggagacttataggacatacatgctcctctggaaagaAAGGGATGCAGATGAGCTTTTAACAAGCTCTGTCTCTAatgtcaccagatgtaaggtatcctatatatccaagtcatgtctcaaggcctatttaaagggttgaacattgacttataggatagctgccttacatctggtggcatcagaggcagatcttggtaagagctcatttgcattcatttcttcccagaattccagaggagcatgtatggcctataagtctcatcATGCCAATGAAAgtgctctccccaaggagagatagttacCCCCAAGTTCAAGTGTGAAGGAATCCTAAAAATTGGAGAAATGAGGCTTAAGGGCAGAGACCTTCCAAGATAAAAATAATGGTCGGTATACTAAAGTAATCTCATCATTATATGTGTAAGCCATTGGCATCTGTCTTCCTCTTTGAGACTTGCAAGATTATGGCCTATCAAGACAGTTTTGGTGGAAACTTAGATCtgaactattaaaggggttgtccactccttGACAAGTGCGGATAGACCATCAGTAACTGATAGGCGGGGGtctaactgcagcactgctcctacTGAAGTGAGTGAAGGAGGTAGGGAGTAAGGACCCACTCAACAGAGGCCACCTTGATGTGGTAGGGGGGCTTATGCATTTAAATCCAAATGTTTACTAAACTCCTCAATGAAGAGGTTTAGAAATGATGCTGAGGAGCAATAGATTAATGCATGGCCTGTGGATGCCGTCTAGAATAAAGGAGCAGCACTGCCGTTAtcagctctgtccactgcacaACGGATTGAGCGGTTGTTCCAGCGCCCGTGAAACTCCAGAACAGCTGAATGGTGGGGTACTGGGTgctggacccccatgatcagatattgatggtctatcctgaggatgggccatcaTATGCAAAAGAGTGGACAACCACTTCAAATGAGATTGAAAGAATTCATAGAGCGTTCCCTCAATATAAGGGAAACGGAACATTTACATAGGATATGACATAAACACACTTACACTTAAAAGGTCACAATCATAAAGACTTCTCAACAAAAGTGAAGGAAATAGAAGAAGCTACAGTGAATGGCACCAGCAGTTGCAGGATTCAAGACGTCATCCTAGAGAGTTCTAGTGTTACTTCTCAGTTATAGCTCTTTTTCTTAAAGGGGCACATATTTTTGAACTTGTTCAGCACCAAGTTCTGCAACATATATGGAACCGGTTTCAACATTGACATCTACAAGGTGAGGTCGGACCCCATCAGCCATCTGGATGGTGTTGACAACATTGCAGTCTCCAATTGCCCCGACTGGAGGTACAGCCAAGAAAAGCAGTCTGCTTATGTTCAGCTGGGCCACGACAACATACTTCTTGTCCGATGTAAACCTAGAGGACGGAAATAATGACACATTTTACaacctttctgattgcagatttaaaGTGGAGAACTGTGGcagggagcagagctgcagcAACCGGGCACGTGTACGGAGCTGCAGCAACCGGGCACGTGTACGGAGCTGCAGCAACCGGGCACGTGTACGGAGCTGCAGCAACCGGGCACGTGTACGGAGCTGCAGCAACCGGGCACGTGTACGGAGCTGCAGCAACCGGGCACGTGTACGGAGCTGCAGCAACCGGGCACGTGTACGGAGCTGCAGCAACCGGGCACGTGTACGGAGCTGCAGCAACCGGGCACGTGTACGGAGCTGCAGCAACCGGGCACGTGTACGGAGCTGCAGCAACCGGGCACGTGTACGGAGCTGCAGCAACCGGGCACGTGTACGGAGCTGCAGCAACCGGGCACGTGTACGGAGCTGCAGCAATTGGGCACGTGTACGGAGCTGCAGCAACCGGGCACGTGTACGGAGCTGCAGCAACCGGGCACGTGTACAGAGCTGCAGCAACCGGGCACGTGTACAGAGCTGCAGTAACCGGGCACGTGTACAGAGCACCAGTAACCGGGCACGTGTACAGAGCACCAGTAACCAGGCACGTGTacagagctgcagtaaccaggcacgTGTACAGAGCACCAGTAACCAGGCACGTGTACAGAGCTGCAGCGACCAGGCACGTGTACAGAGGTGCAGCGATCGCCACATCTGATATGGAGCGCCTATCCTATGGACCATGTCATCAGTAATGCCTGGGCTCCTCAtatggattatacttaccccgctccccggcaccAGCGTCGCTTCTGATCCCggcacggccgccactgcatctccctgtcatgcggatcaaaacatccggcgacgggggtacagccaatagcaggtcatgacggggacaagcctccctagtattgcgggtgatgctagggaggctcgtcccagtCATGGCCTGATTTTGGCTGCGTCCCAATCCCCCCCATGCGGAGATCAGGAGCGacacagggagcggggtaagtataatccataTGAGGAGCCCTATCATTAGGGAGATCATTATAGgggttgaataacccctttaaagtccacaaaaaacCCTTTAACTGCATCATATGGAAACAAGTTCTCGTAAATGTCTACATACAGAGCTACCACAGATATGCCTAATGTATCGCCTGTGCACTGACACGAAGTACACATTGCAGTTTCAAGTCTGATTTCTTTTCATTACACGCAACATAAGGATCGTTTACATTCTGAAACAATTTTAACTGCTGGCAGATGGCGCCTGCCGAGTACCAAGCTCTTCACAACACTACAGCTTGTAATATCCGAGATTTTATCAGAAAAGATCTTTACtagccagaaatacacctaaattaggcgtatttctggcgcagattgcagcacgaaggtcctttgcgccacaatctgcgacttttcccggtCTAAAAAAGTAGGCATGGCATAGGTGGCCCGTTGTATTTATCACTTTCTATGTCTGgtttagaaaatggtctaaatgtaagacagcaatgaAGCCgttttacatttagaagcggcggtggatccgccgaaattATGTAGAGGCTGGTGCCTCCAAATAACTCCGgtagatccaccgccagctacagGGTATATTAACAAcgtgtctaaaacgccagtcttaataaatgacccttttTATCTGCAACATTTTTACAATGAACTGAGTGTATATTTTAGGAGGGGCATCCATACCTGACTGAATAAGGGCCATCTTCTGTGAAACAGCTGTCCCAGGTTCCAATCCATTCTGCGGTCATAGCATCAAACACCTGGATCCTTTTATTCCCACGATCTGCCACCCAGATCTACATATATAGAGACAAATACAAATAGGGGACGGTGGAAGTAGGTGAGCAGAGAAAGGTGACAACTCTATGGATGCATCCTCACGGAACATCGAAATGAGGACTAGAGGACACCAGTCTTTTTGCCATCATTAAAAACTTCTGTGCAAGCGGATAAGCAAAGGTGACACTTGACCATATACCTGGGGCGACTTAAATAAAATCCATTTTGTTTCCAATATAGCCCTTGAACAATCAAACTGATGGGACAGGGGTGAATGTAGAGATTTTACTCGGGTGGGGTAGATTGGGATGCACTTCTAAAGTTcaggattagggtccattcacacgtacgcaaatgggtccgcatccgttccgcaatattgggaacgggtgcagacccatttattctctatggggccggaactatgtgctctccgcatccgcatttccggagtgcaGCCCCGAACTTCtgggccgcggctccgcaaaaaaaaaaaaaacatgtcctattcttttcttgtacaatgacctctgcacaggtcacagagcatgtccacaAAAAGTCCATAGGTTccgctcctgaccattgtgtctatggaccatggggctgccataaagtaattttcttaatgctttctaaatgctgctaagaacagctcaggcaagatggccgccaccataataatgttcaggaaataaaaacagatgagaaaaaaaaggatgtgtgttACTATCTGATGTGTGTCccatcattcccagacagctTACAGAAGGGcacggtgggagttgtagttttacaacagctggagggccgccggTTGAGCGTCCCTGAGATACAGCATGGAGGCACACAGGTTCTGTAcggtatcctgcagcacatttgcccacagatgttacagccGGGTCTGTAGGTCCTGCACACTCTTAGATTGCTGTAGCTGgcgtcccagctggtcccataaatggtcAATTTGCAATAAATCTGGTGAATGGGCAGCCAAGGAAATGTTACAATCTGAGAAACCATTGCTGTGTGTGGATGAGCATTATCTAGCTGAAATATGCCAGTTaggagccctgccatgagaggaacagATGTGGgcacaggatgtcctgcacacatcactactaggggtgaccgactgtcgtttGTGATGGCTCCGCAGATCACCACACCACCAGGTGGGCAGTGtgtcgctccacagcaaaggcaggattgagaCGCTCACCACGAGGCCTCCATGCTCAAACCCAACCATCGTCAGATCCCAAACACAACCTGTTGTCGCTAAAGACGATACGGTTCCAGTCCATAGTTTCTAGTTCATGACAAAGGCAATGGTGGTTGTCCAGGCAATGGCAGGACACGAAATGGGTGCCATGACATCATACGTCCTTTTACTGAGCACCTGCAAACAGTGCGGGCAGTGACAGGGGTGTGCAAGTCTGGGAACTGGGCAAAATGTATGTTGTAGAgccgtgttcctcaactccagtcctcaggacccacctgccggtcatgttttcaggatttccttagtattgagcaggtgatataattagtgtcagtgcatcaggactcaccccaggtattcattctgtgggatcttctcaaatcatgaccgggaGGTGGGCCCGGAGGACTGGAGTTGTGGAACACTGTTGTAGAAGCATAGCTAGTGGGCAACAATCCCTCACCAAGTGGTACACTACTCAAAAGtaacctctgagagcctttttaaagGGCACAGGGGAAACACTTTTAcactcttgtggcaagacccagtgtctaatcagagcaCACCTGTGATCATATACCATAACAGCATGCCGAGTTTTACAGCAAtccgacatttctatctgggtgtgtTATTTTGCCAGTGTGTGTAATTGGAAAAGTTATTAAAAGTTATACTGAAAAAGATAGATATTAGCAAAATGTAGAAAGAACCAAGTAGTAACTATAGTTTACACCGATATGTGAACCATAGGATGAATATCATATATACTTACACGACCAACGTCATCCATGGCCACGCTGTGaggtatgtaaaattgggaaggtTTCGTTCCATTGCCTCCCAGAGTCCACTGCAAGCTGAAGTCTAAAACAAAATCAAAGCGTTCTAAGACATAAAAAAGAAATGTATGGAGCAGATCCCTTAGAAttccacttaaagggactctgtcaacaAATACaccagcattaatccatatgatcTGCGGGATCTTTATCCATCTGACTTCAAATAATTGTAGATACAAGATCAGAGGAGCAGCTTAAAGGGGTCATCTCATTGGTCCAAAGCCTTTCCATAGGCCCTATTATATGATATGGAGATCATATGGGGGTCTCCACTCTCACTGCCCACCATTAGCCTAAGTGGAGAGCACGGCAATGCCCTGATCATGTCCTGACTATGTATTTGAAAGGGCACCACATAACCCTATAATTCCTCTCTAGAAACGCACACCTCCTACTGATAACAGCTGCCATGGAAATGTATCAACTGCCTGGACCTTTTAGATTTGAGGACGGGGTTCTCCAGATGGTGCAACCACTCAGTCCCATCAATCTAGAGACGTACCATCCGTCAGCTTGAGAAGCCTGTTGTTCATCCCTCCATCTCCATCCACAATATAGATTTCATCTTCCTCCTTAATGAAGATGTCTGCAGGCTGATCGAACTGGAGGGGACTCAGACGAGAGCCGGCTATACCTGGTGTCCCCAGGGTTTTAAGGAGCACTCCAGATGGAGAGTACTGTTTTACCGTGTGTCCATAAGGTCCTGCAGAAGGTAATGACAGGAAAGCTATTACGTGATAAAACCCCCACGATGTAATGCAGTCAGTACTGCGCTCTGTGCACACAGTATCAGGACCTGCGCACAGTACTTACATCAAGTAGAAGGAATGAGGAAACAAAGGATCTGACTGGTTTTATTTACACTGTCCGATTTTTGGTTTTCCTGGACAAAAGCAGCATCAGAGGGGAAGTTTACATCCTGGGAGCCAGGCGGAGAAGCTGAGGCCGGGAAGAGAAGTAGCCGGGAGCCAGCGCTGGgaggcaggtaagtatgcttctcttTGCAGGTTTGCCAAAGTGGGGGAGCCAGCCAAACCCAGCAAtggtgcaaaacccctttaaagctgcactgaaatgtaTTGTCGGGACTGCTGTGCATACACAGTCCGGACTGTATATTTCAGCGCAGCTTTGAGAGCTAACAATAGGGAAGGGggtcagttatttaaaaaaaataaggatctggactccttattttCAGTACTACTCatctattactgcagataatagccCAGGATCATGGTAACAGATTATTTTAGCACGGACCATTAGATTTGTGAGGATCAATGATTAGAACCTCCCCACTGTCCTATTTGATGCTCT
Encoded proteins:
- the NHLRC3 gene encoding NHL repeat-containing protein 3; the protein is MKFKSNVCLSAALVSLALCVLLWRDGRYKARAKSVFNFLRPASRQLYKLDAGWPRSPGGITGVPYDVAVDHLNSLVYVAQRGDNVSKVLVFTEDGYFKTAWKTHTLEMPHGIFAVTDEKNVKSIWITDVGQGPYGHTVKQYSPSGVLLKTLGTPGIAGSRLSPLQFDQPADIFIKEEDEIYIVDGDGGMNNRLLKLTDDFSLQWTLGGNGTKPSQFYIPHSVAMDDVGRIWVADRGNKRIQVFDAMTAEWIGTWDSCFTEDGPYSVRFTSDKKYVVVAQLNISRLLFLAVPPVGAIGDCNVVNTIQMADGVRPHLVDVNVETGSIYVAELGAEQVQKYVPL